One Robbsia sp. KACC 23696 DNA segment encodes these proteins:
- the hisG gene encoding ATP phosphoribosyltransferase, producing the protein MSQLTQALDSGAKLTLALSKGRIFEETRPLLAAAGIEVTEDPETSRKLILPTTNPNLRVIIVRATDVPTYVQYGAADFGVAGKDVLLEHGGAGLYQPIDLEIARCRMSVAVQAGFDYAAAVRQGARLRVATKYVQMAREHFAAKGMHVDLIKLYGSMELAPLVGLADAIVDLVSSGGTLRANNLVEVEEVMEISSRLVVNQAALKLKRDALAPLLAAFESAIVRS; encoded by the coding sequence ATGAGCCAGTTGACGCAAGCATTGGATAGCGGCGCGAAATTGACGCTGGCCCTGTCCAAAGGTCGGATTTTCGAGGAAACGCGGCCTTTGCTGGCGGCTGCTGGCATCGAGGTGACCGAGGATCCGGAAACGTCGCGTAAGCTGATTCTGCCGACGACGAATCCGAATTTGCGCGTGATCATTGTGCGCGCGACGGATGTCCCCACCTATGTCCAGTACGGCGCCGCCGATTTTGGCGTGGCCGGCAAGGACGTGCTGCTCGAGCACGGTGGCGCGGGGCTGTATCAGCCGATCGATCTCGAGATCGCGCGCTGCCGGATGTCGGTGGCGGTACAGGCCGGCTTCGACTATGCCGCGGCGGTACGCCAAGGCGCACGCCTGCGGGTGGCGACGAAGTATGTGCAGATGGCGCGTGAGCATTTCGCGGCGAAGGGCATGCACGTCGATCTGATCAAGCTGTATGGATCGATGGAGTTGGCACCGCTGGTGGGTCTCGCCGATGCGATCGTCGACCTCGTCAGCTCGGGCGGCACGTTGCGCGCGAACAATCTGGTCGAGGTGGAGGAAGTCATGGAGATTTCCTCCCGGCTGGTGGTGAATCAAGCCGCCCTGAAGCTCAAGCGTGACGCGCTGGCGCCACTGCTTGCCGCGTTCGAGTCGGCGATCGTGCGAAGCTGA
- the murA gene encoding UDP-N-acetylglucosamine 1-carboxyvinyltransferase — protein MIASDSGRTTAPAATQQQQETGMDKLCIEGGRRLEGEVIVSGAKNASLPILCAALLSPEPVRLHNVPNLNDVHTILALLRQMGVKVSIDADTVTLDAGAVHNPVAPYELVKTMRASILVLGPLLARFGHARVSLPGGCAIGARPVDQHIKGLQAMGAEIAIEHGYIEAKCPRLQGALVVTDMITVTGTENLLMAATLAEGETILENAAREPEVTDLANLLVKMGAKIDGIGTDRLVIRGVATLHGAEHHVISDRIEAGTFLCAVAAAGGDVTLRNVTPGLLDAVIEKLREAGVTIESGGGEGKQANDQWLRVSMQGRPRAVGFRTSEYPAFPTDMQAQFMALNCIADGTAQVVETIFENRFMHVQELNRLGANIAIDGNTALVNGVRTLSGATVMATDLRASASLVIAGLVADGETTIDRIYHLDRGYDRMERKLCAIGAAVRRIHGDGSPA, from the coding sequence ATGATCGCGTCCGACAGCGGCCGGACGACAGCGCCGGCGGCAACCCAACAGCAGCAGGAGACCGGAATGGACAAGCTCTGCATCGAAGGCGGACGTCGGCTTGAAGGCGAAGTAATCGTGTCGGGCGCGAAGAACGCGTCCTTGCCGATTCTGTGCGCGGCATTGCTCAGCCCGGAGCCGGTGCGTCTGCACAATGTGCCCAATCTGAACGATGTGCATACAATCCTCGCCTTGCTGCGCCAGATGGGCGTCAAGGTCAGCATCGATGCGGACACCGTGACGCTGGACGCCGGCGCGGTCCACAATCCGGTGGCGCCGTACGAGCTGGTCAAGACGATGCGTGCATCGATCCTCGTGCTCGGTCCTTTGCTTGCGCGCTTCGGTCATGCGCGCGTGTCGCTGCCCGGTGGCTGCGCGATCGGCGCGCGGCCGGTGGATCAGCACATCAAGGGCCTGCAGGCGATGGGCGCCGAGATTGCGATCGAGCACGGTTATATCGAGGCGAAGTGCCCGCGGCTGCAAGGCGCGCTCGTCGTGACCGACATGATCACCGTGACCGGTACCGAGAATCTGCTGATGGCCGCCACGCTGGCCGAGGGTGAGACGATCCTCGAGAACGCCGCGCGCGAACCGGAAGTCACCGATCTCGCGAACCTGCTCGTCAAGATGGGTGCGAAGATCGACGGCATCGGCACCGATCGTCTGGTGATCCGGGGCGTGGCGACATTGCATGGCGCCGAACATCACGTGATCTCGGATCGGATCGAGGCGGGTACCTTCCTCTGCGCGGTGGCGGCAGCGGGCGGCGATGTGACGTTGCGCAACGTCACGCCGGGCTTGCTCGACGCGGTGATCGAGAAACTGCGCGAAGCGGGCGTCACGATCGAGTCCGGCGGCGGCGAGGGCAAGCAGGCCAACGATCAGTGGCTGCGGGTGTCGATGCAGGGTCGGCCGCGTGCCGTCGGCTTCCGCACCTCGGAATATCCGGCGTTCCCGACCGATATGCAGGCGCAATTCATGGCGCTGAACTGCATCGCGGACGGTACGGCGCAGGTGGTCGAGACTATTTTCGAGAATCGCTTCATGCACGTGCAGGAATTGAATCGTCTGGGCGCGAATATCGCGATCGACGGCAACACCGCACTGGTCAACGGCGTGCGTACGCTATCCGGCGCCACGGTGATGGCGACGGACCTGCGCGCCTCGGCGTCGCTGGTGATCGCTGGCCTGGTGGCGGATGGCGAGACGACGATCGACCGGATCTATCACCTCGATCGCGGCTATGACCGGATGGAACGCAAGTTGTGCGCGATCGGCGCGGCGGTGCGCCGCATTCACGGCGATGGGAGCCCGGCATGA
- a CDS encoding BolA family protein, whose product MSPTPDQIRAYIAAGLSCEHLDVEGDGQHFFATIVSLEFEGKRPIARHKLVYAALGDRMREEIHALSMKTLTPAEFAAAGGQAAAPGM is encoded by the coding sequence ATGTCGCCGACGCCTGATCAGATTCGCGCTTATATCGCGGCCGGCCTGTCCTGTGAACACCTCGATGTCGAAGGGGATGGACAGCATTTCTTTGCGACCATCGTCAGTCTGGAATTCGAGGGAAAGCGGCCTATCGCTCGCCATAAACTGGTCTATGCCGCATTGGGCGACCGGATGCGTGAGGAAATCCATGCCTTGAGCATGAAAACGCTGACGCCGGCGGAATTCGCCGCGGCCGGTGGCCAGGCCGCCGCGCCCGGCATGTAA
- a CDS encoding ABC transporter permease: MPVSSSSDDKARADGVTLQAARAPYSRFTGFRVLLYKELLRFWKVSFQTVAAPVITALLYLAIFGHALQHRVDVYAGIDYVSFLVPGLVMMSVLQNAFANSSSSLIQSKITGNLIFMLLPPLSHWDMFAAYTLASIVRGLVVGLGVFIVTVWFVPLHCASLFYIIGFGLLGAGILAVLGLIAGIVASKFDQLAAFQNFLIMPLTFLSGVFYSTHSLPPFWRQASHFNPFFYMIDGFRYGFFGQSDCSPLLSLSIVGFFFLLLSGLAVRMLATGFKLRH; the protein is encoded by the coding sequence ATGCCCGTATCTTCGTCTTCCGACGACAAGGCGCGCGCCGACGGCGTGACGCTGCAAGCCGCGCGCGCGCCGTACAGCCGGTTCACCGGTTTCCGCGTGTTGCTGTACAAAGAGTTGCTGCGATTCTGGAAGGTTTCCTTCCAGACGGTCGCCGCGCCGGTGATCACCGCCTTGCTCTACCTGGCGATCTTCGGCCACGCGCTGCAGCATCGTGTCGATGTCTATGCCGGTATCGATTACGTGTCCTTCCTGGTGCCGGGATTGGTCATGATGAGCGTGCTGCAGAACGCGTTCGCGAACAGTTCGTCGTCGCTGATCCAGTCGAAGATCACCGGCAATCTGATTTTCATGTTGCTGCCGCCTTTGTCGCATTGGGATATGTTTGCCGCCTACACCTTGGCGTCGATCGTGCGCGGACTGGTGGTCGGTCTGGGCGTCTTCATCGTCACCGTGTGGTTCGTGCCGCTGCATTGCGCATCGCTTTTCTACATCATCGGCTTTGGCCTGCTGGGTGCCGGCATTCTGGCCGTGCTCGGCCTGATCGCCGGGATCGTAGCGAGCAAATTCGACCAGTTGGCGGCGTTCCAGAACTTTTTGATCATGCCGCTGACCTTCTTGTCGGGCGTGTTCTATTCGACGCACTCGCTGCCGCCGTTCTGGCGGCAGGCGTCGCATTTCAACCCGTTCTTCTACATGATCGACGGCTTCCGCTACGGCTTTTTCGGTCAGTCCGATTGCTCGCCGCTGCTGAGCCTGTCGATCGTCGGCTTCTTCTTCCTGCTGCTTTCCGGACTGGCCGTGCGGATGCTCGCCACCGGTTTCAAGCTCAGGCATTAA
- a CDS encoding ABC transporter ATP-binding protein: MPSSKLPAIDIRSVKKQYRALQALKGVDLSIEQGEFFGLLGPNGAGKTTLISILAGLTRADEGSVQVLGHDVVRDFREARQRLGVVPQELVFDPFFTVRETLRIQSGYFGLTRNDAWIDEILHNLGLTDKANTNTRALSGGMKRRVLVAQALVHRPPVIVLDEPTAGVDVELRQTLWEFIARLNREGHTIVLTTHYLEEAESLCNRIAMMRRGEVVALERTDQLLQRFAGMQLALRIHGAALPDSLRSLEAEAAAPGAADALASVAVPVGAGAAGSAAPQSRQHVLRLSSYDDVEPILARCREAGCVLDDLEIRKADLEDVFLQLTREPEAVEGLS, from the coding sequence ATGCCCAGCAGCAAGCTTCCTGCCATCGATATCCGCAGCGTGAAGAAGCAATATCGCGCGTTGCAGGCACTCAAGGGCGTTGACCTGTCGATCGAGCAGGGCGAATTCTTCGGCCTGCTCGGACCGAACGGCGCCGGTAAAACCACGCTGATCAGCATTCTCGCGGGTCTGACGCGTGCGGACGAGGGCTCGGTCCAGGTGCTCGGTCACGATGTCGTGCGCGATTTTCGCGAGGCGCGGCAACGGCTCGGCGTCGTGCCGCAGGAGTTGGTTTTCGATCCCTTCTTCACCGTGCGCGAGACCTTGCGCATTCAGTCAGGCTATTTTGGACTGACGCGCAACGACGCCTGGATCGACGAAATCCTGCACAACCTCGGCCTTACCGACAAAGCGAATACGAACACGCGGGCGCTGTCCGGCGGGATGAAGCGCCGCGTCCTCGTGGCGCAGGCGCTGGTGCACCGGCCGCCGGTCATCGTGCTCGACGAGCCGACCGCGGGCGTCGACGTGGAGCTGCGGCAGACGCTGTGGGAATTCATCGCGCGGCTGAATCGCGAGGGCCATACGATCGTCCTGACGACGCACTACCTCGAAGAGGCGGAGTCGCTGTGCAATCGCATCGCGATGATGCGGCGCGGCGAAGTGGTGGCGCTGGAGCGCACCGATCAATTGCTGCAGCGCTTTGCCGGCATGCAGTTGGCGTTGCGCATCCATGGCGCCGCGCTGCCGGACAGCCTGCGGTCCTTGGAGGCCGAGGCGGCCGCGCCCGGCGCCGCCGATGCGCTGGCGTCGGTCGCCGTGCCAGTCGGCGCCGGTGCGGCCGGGAGCGCCGCGCCACAGAGTCGGCAGCACGTGCTGCGCCTGAGCAGTTATGACGATGTCGAGCCGATCCTGGCGCGCTGCCGCGAGGCCGGCTGCGTGTTGGACGACCTGGAGATCCGCAAGGCCGATCTCGAGGATGTTTTCCTGCAACTGACCCGTGAGCCCGAAGCGGTCGAGGGTTTATCGTGA
- a CDS encoding STAS domain-containing protein: MFESGEDITHDVAKAVLNQGLKRIAGGETRLDCRGLVRFDSSALAVLMAWRRAALQRGEDLHVDNAPPALQSLARAYGIDAMVFGH; this comes from the coding sequence ATGTTCGAATCAGGCGAAGACATTACGCATGACGTCGCAAAGGCAGTGCTGAACCAGGGCCTGAAGCGGATTGCCGGTGGGGAGACGCGGCTGGATTGCCGCGGACTGGTGCGATTCGATTCGTCCGCCCTGGCCGTCCTGATGGCGTGGCGCCGCGCGGCGTTGCAGCGCGGCGAGGATCTGCATGTCGATAACGCCCCGCCCGCGCTGCAAAGCCTGGCGCGCGCCTACGGCATCGACGCGATGGTGTTCGGACACTGA
- a CDS encoding ABC transporter substrate-binding protein: MAASAQTPASAAVSASAQPDALIKQVTGDVMTAVKTDPALQSGDVNHIITLVNQKILPYTDFQRTTRLVMGRYWRQASAQQRDQVVEQFKLLLIRTYSGAIAQVRNQQIEYLPFRADPGATDVVVRTRVTNQGQPIELDYRLGKTANGWKVYDLNVLGAWLIQAYQQQFAEQVQQHGVDGLIQFLTARNQQLAQAKG, translated from the coding sequence ATGGCCGCCTCGGCGCAAACGCCGGCATCGGCTGCCGTCTCGGCATCCGCGCAACCGGACGCGTTGATCAAGCAGGTCACCGGCGACGTGATGACGGCGGTCAAGACGGATCCGGCGCTGCAGTCGGGCGATGTCAACCACATCATCACGCTGGTCAACCAGAAGATCCTGCCGTACACGGATTTTCAGCGCACCACGCGTCTGGTCATGGGTCGATACTGGCGCCAGGCGTCGGCGCAGCAGCGCGACCAGGTGGTCGAGCAATTCAAGCTGCTGCTGATCCGCACGTATTCGGGCGCGATCGCGCAAGTGCGTAACCAGCAGATCGAATACCTGCCGTTCCGCGCGGACCCGGGCGCGACCGATGTCGTCGTGCGTACGCGTGTCACGAATCAGGGCCAGCCGATCGAACTCGACTACCGCCTGGGCAAGACCGCCAACGGCTGGAAGGTCTATGACCTGAACGTCCTGGGCGCCTGGTTGATTCAGGCCTATCAACAGCAATTCGCCGAGCAGGTGCAGCAGCATGGCGTCGATGGTCTGATCCAGTTCCTGACCGCGCGTAACCAGCAATTGGCGCAAGCCAAGGGTTGA
- a CDS encoding VacJ family lipoprotein, protein MIKSRGIVAVLAGGMLLSACSTVQTPIKQDPMEGFNRTVFTVNDKVDQYAFRPVAKAYNWALPQPIRTGISNVFSNVGDVTVAANKLLQGNVTAGVETIMRIAINTVFGLGGIFDIATQARLPKQTADFGLTLGTYGVPAGPYLVLPFFGPSTVRDAVGMVPDGFMSPITYVRPNWIRFTLVGVKAVSVRASYLNATDLLQSAALDKYSFVRNAYLQRRQYLLGQNQTSSALPDYGDDTEEGTPPAAGATGAGAAPAATPPAAPMGASAVPAP, encoded by the coding sequence ATGATCAAATCGCGGGGCATCGTCGCGGTGCTGGCGGGGGGAATGTTGCTGTCGGCATGTTCGACGGTTCAGACGCCCATCAAGCAGGATCCGATGGAAGGCTTCAATCGGACCGTTTTCACGGTCAACGACAAAGTCGACCAATACGCGTTCCGTCCGGTGGCCAAGGCCTATAACTGGGCATTGCCGCAGCCGATTCGGACCGGCATCTCGAATGTGTTCTCGAATGTGGGCGATGTCACCGTTGCGGCGAACAAGTTGCTGCAGGGTAATGTGACGGCCGGTGTCGAGACGATCATGCGGATCGCTATCAATACCGTGTTTGGTCTCGGTGGTATTTTCGATATCGCGACGCAGGCGCGGTTGCCGAAGCAGACGGCCGACTTTGGTCTGACGCTGGGAACCTATGGCGTTCCGGCGGGCCCGTATCTGGTGCTCCCGTTCTTCGGTCCCAGCACGGTGCGTGACGCGGTGGGGATGGTGCCGGACGGCTTTATGAGCCCGATCACCTATGTTCGACCGAACTGGATTCGCTTTACCTTGGTCGGCGTCAAGGCGGTCAGCGTCCGCGCGTCCTATTTGAACGCGACGGACCTGCTGCAAAGCGCCGCGCTCGACAAATATTCGTTCGTGCGTAACGCGTATCTGCAGCGGCGTCAGTACCTGCTCGGGCAGAACCAGACCTCGTCTGCCTTGCCGGATTACGGTGACGATACCGAGGAAGGCACTCCGCCTGCGGCTGGGGCAACCGGCGCCGGTGCTGCGCCGGCCGCGACGCCTCCCGCCGCGCCGATGGGCGCGAGCGCAGTGCCTGCCCCTTAA
- the mlaD gene encoding outer membrane lipid asymmetry maintenance protein MlaD: MKKTVLDFWVGLFVILGFVALLFLALKAGNMSTLSFQQTYTVKMRFDNIGGLKANAPVKSAGVTVGRVKSITFDDHTFQALVTVDLDPQYKFPDDSSAKILTSGLLGEQYLGLEPGGSEQNLKSGDTITMTQSAIVLENLIGQFLYSKAADAGSNGGGNAGGGASPAGSGAAPSAHGGFPGVGAAMGGSAPAAASAAQ; encoded by the coding sequence ATGAAGAAAACTGTTCTCGACTTCTGGGTCGGCTTGTTCGTGATTCTGGGCTTCGTCGCGCTGCTGTTCCTGGCGTTGAAGGCCGGCAACATGAGCACGCTGTCGTTCCAGCAGACCTACACGGTCAAAATGCGCTTCGACAATATCGGCGGGCTGAAGGCCAATGCGCCGGTCAAGAGTGCGGGCGTGACGGTCGGTCGCGTGAAGTCGATCACGTTCGACGATCACACGTTCCAGGCCCTGGTTACCGTCGATCTGGATCCGCAGTACAAGTTCCCCGATGATTCGTCGGCGAAGATCCTGACATCGGGCCTGTTGGGCGAGCAGTACTTGGGGCTGGAGCCGGGCGGTTCCGAGCAGAATCTCAAGTCTGGGGATACGATTACGATGACGCAATCGGCCATCGTGCTCGAAAACCTGATCGGACAGTTTCTCTATAGCAAGGCGGCCGACGCCGGCAGCAACGGTGGCGGCAACGCCGGGGGCGGTGCCAGTCCCGCTGGAAGCGGTGCGGCGCCGAGTGCGCACGGCGGCTTCCCGGGCGTAGGCGCGGCAATGGGTGGCAGTGCCCCGGCTGCAGCAAGCGCAGCGCAGTGA
- the mlaE gene encoding lipid asymmetry maintenance ABC transporter permease subunit MlaE: MVSALGRRVLGLFSLTGYATRMFLRLLGTFGAMLLRPRLVSRQIFFVGNYSLLIIAVSGLFVGFVLGLQGYYTLSRYGSEQALGLLVALSLVRELGPVVAALLFAGRAGTSLTAEIGLMKAGEQLMAMEMMAVDPLRYVVAPRFWAGVIAMPLLAAIFSAVGILGGYIVGVILIGVDPGAFWSQMQGGVNVWRDVGNGVIKSVVFGFAVTFIALYQGYEAKATPEGVSRATTRTVVYGSLAVLGLDFLLTALMFGK; the protein is encoded by the coding sequence ATGGTTAGTGCATTAGGCCGTCGGGTGTTGGGATTATTTTCCCTGACCGGTTATGCAACGCGGATGTTTTTGCGCTTGCTGGGGACGTTCGGCGCGATGTTGTTGCGTCCGCGTTTGGTGAGTCGGCAGATATTCTTCGTCGGCAACTATTCCTTGCTGATCATCGCGGTGTCGGGCCTGTTTGTCGGTTTCGTGCTGGGGCTTCAAGGGTATTACACGCTCTCGCGCTATGGTTCGGAGCAGGCTTTGGGGCTGTTGGTCGCCTTGTCCCTGGTGCGCGAGCTGGGGCCGGTCGTCGCCGCGCTGCTGTTTGCCGGACGAGCCGGCACGTCGTTGACGGCGGAGATCGGGCTGATGAAGGCCGGCGAGCAGCTGATGGCGATGGAAATGATGGCCGTCGATCCGTTGCGCTATGTCGTAGCGCCGCGCTTCTGGGCCGGCGTCATCGCCATGCCGCTGCTGGCCGCCATATTCAGCGCGGTCGGGATCCTCGGCGGGTATATCGTCGGCGTGATTCTGATTGGCGTGGATCCGGGGGCGTTCTGGTCGCAGATGCAGGGCGGTGTGAATGTGTGGCGGGACGTGGGCAACGGCGTGATCAAGAGCGTCGTGTTCGGTTTCGCCGTGACGTTCATCGCGCTGTATCAGGGTTATGAGGCGAAGGCGACGCCGGAAGGCGTCTCGCGCGCCACCACGCGGACCGTCGTGTACGGCTCGCTGGCGGTATTGGGTTTGGACTTCCTGCTGACCGCGCTGATGTTCGGCAAATAA